One Pyrus communis chromosome 4, drPyrComm1.1, whole genome shotgun sequence genomic region harbors:
- the LOC137731737 gene encoding uncharacterized protein, producing the protein MGLFKRIVGLLGFAKDDGHEGKDNDEEEDNDNHAQNRDHFQETGLPLKGFSVPVQVAVDRNLPGPVLVPCRSGDGGVQGLRWHAKRLRIDEDGDVADEFLDEVFPGMSISTENNRALPRFEVKHNTKPAKVKTQALHNGNIRQCVEYQGRSQWR; encoded by the exons ATGGGGTTGTTTAAGAGGATTGTGGGGTTACTAGGGTTTGCCAAGGACGACGGACACGAAGGCAAAGACAACGATGAGGAAGAAGACAACGATAACCACGCCCAGAACCGGGACCACTTCCAAGAAACTGGGCTTCCCCTCAAAGGCTTTAGCGTTCCAGTCCAGGTCGCCGTTGACCGTAATCTGCCCGGCCCCGTCCTCGTTCCTTGTCGTTCCGGCGACGGCGGTGTCCAG GGTCTAAGATGGCATGCAAAGCGACTCAGAATAGACGAAGATGGAGATGTAGCAGATGAGTTCCTTGACGAGGTCTTCCCAGGGATGTCAATCAGTACAGAAAATAATAGGGCATTACCAAGGTTTGAAGTGAAACACAATACGAAGCCAGCTAAAGTGAAGACTCAGGCCTTGCATAATGGGAATATCCGACAGTGCGTGGAATACCAGGGTAGATCGCAGTGGAGATGA